From one Trifolium pratense cultivar HEN17-A07 linkage group LG1, ARS_RC_1.1, whole genome shotgun sequence genomic stretch:
- the LOC123903098 gene encoding zeta-carotene desaturase, chloroplastic/chromoplastic, giving the protein MMTSLIHCPAATSLSATRAGDSVGFFVRHRTTTRFTNTHNHKARVRCSLDSNVSDMSVNAPKGLFPPEPEHYRGPKLKVAIIGAGLAGMSTAVELLDQGHEVDIYESRSFIGGKVGSFVDKRGNHIEMGLHVFFGCYNNLFRLMKKVGADNNLLVKDHTHTFVNKGGQIGELDFRFPVGAPLHGIRAFLTTNQLKTYDKARNAVALALSPVVRALVDPDGALRDIRNLDSISFSDWFMSKGGTRTSIQKMWDPVAYALGFIDCDNISARCMLTIFALFATKTEASLLRMLKGSPDVYLSGPIRKYITDRGGRFHLRWGCREILYDKSADGSTYVTGLSMSKATAKKIVEADAYVAACDVPGIKRLLPSEWREKEFFNNIYELVGVPVVTVQLRYNGWVTELQDLELSRQLKKATGLDNLLYTPDADFSCFADLALASPEDYYIEGQGSLLQCVLTPGDPYMPLPNEEIIARVAKQVISLFPSSQGLEVTWSSVVKIGQSLYREGPGKDPFRPDQKTPVKNFFLSGSYTKQDYIDSMEGATLSGRQTSAYICDAGEELVALRKELVAQSKDDIKFTNTKDELSLV; this is encoded by the exons ATGATGACTTCTTTAATTCATTGTCCGGCGGCAACTTCCCTATCTGCAACTCGAGCAGGTGATTCTGTTGGATTCTTTGTTCGCCACCGTACTACTACCCGTTTCACCAACACACATAACCATAAGGCTCGTGTTCGTTGCTCTTTGGATTCTAATGTTTCTGACATGAGTGTTAACG CACCAAAAGGATTGTTTCCTCCGGAGCCTGAACATTATCGAGGACCTAAGCTGAAAGTTGCTATCATTGGAGCTGGGCTTGCAGGCATGTCAACTGCAGTCGAACTCTTGGATCAAGGACATGAG GTTGATATATACGAGTCAAGATCTTTTATTGGTGGCAAAGTTGGTTCTTTTGTTGATAAACGTGGAAATCACATTGAAATGGGATTGCATGTTTTTTTCGGCTGCTACAACAATCTTTTCCGACTAATGAAAAAG GTGGGTGCAGATAACAATCTACTTGTGAAGGATCACACTCACACTTTTGTAAACAAAGGGGGTCAAATTGGAG AACTAGATTTTCGCTTCCCAGTTGGGGCTCCATTACACGGGATAAGAGCATTTTTGACCACAAATCAGCTTAAG ACTTATGATAAGGCTAGAAATGCTGTGGCTCTTGCACTGAGTCCAGTTGTCAGAGCTCTTGTTGATCCAGATGGTGCATTGAGGGACATAAGGAATTTGGATAGT ATTAGCTTTTCAGACTGGTTTATGTCCAAAGGTGGCACACGCACGAGTATTCAAAAAATGTGGGATCCAGTTGCCTATGCCCTTGGGTTTATTGACTGTGATAATATCAGTGCCCGTTGCATGCTCACCATATTTGCATTGTTTGCCACAAAGACCGAGGCTTCCCTTTTGCGTATGCTGAAGGGTTCACCAGATGTTTATTTGAGTGGCCCTATCCGGAAGTACATCACGGATAGAGGGGGCAG GTTCCATCTTAGGTGGGGATGCAGAGAAATACTTTATGATAAATCTGCTGATGGGAGCACTTATGTCACAGGACTTTCCATGTCAAAG GCTACCGCCAAGAAAATTGTGGAAGCCGATGCTTATGTTGCTG CCTGCGATGTCCCTGGAATTAAAAGGTTACTCCCATCAGAGTGGAGGGAAAAGGAGTTTTTCAATAACATATATGAACTTGTTGGAGTTCCTGTGGTCACAGTGCAACTCAGATACAATGGTTGGGTTACAGAATTGCAGGATCTAGAATTATCAAG GCAACTGAAGAAAGCTACTGGGTTAGATAACCTTCTCTATACTCCCGATGCAGATTTTTCTTGCTTTGCAGACCTTGCACTTGCATCTCCTGAAGATTATTACATTGAGGGACAAGGTTCATTGCTCCA ATGTGTTCTAACACCAGGAGATCCATACATGCCCTTGCCAAATGAAGAAATTATTGCAAGAGTAGCAAAACAG GTTATATCATTGTTCCCATCATCTCAAGGTTTAGAAGTGACTTGGTCATCTGTTGTTAAAATTGGTCAATCTCTCTACCGTGAGGGACCTGGTAAAGATCCCTTTAGACCTGACCAAAAGACACCAGTGAAGAATTTCTTTCTTTCCGGTTCTTACACAAAGCAG GATTACATAGATAGCATGGAAGGTGCAACATTATCCGGCAGGCAAACTTCAGCCTATATCTGTGATGCGGGGGAAGAATTGGTGGCATTGCGGAAGGAACTTGTTGCACAGTCTAAAGATGACATTAAATTTACAAATACTAAAGATGAATTGAGTCTAGTATGA
- the LOC123903100 gene encoding uncharacterized protein LOC123903100 isoform X4 yields the protein MNEMAKICCFNGTSTKLPLHSHSQLQKQHCLNSKTPNSRKTCAIYNMEKEKKETSQVLKIAVSGVTELLRLFSPSQQPSDIEKQNNEFPVSSVDDVLIIIKSDYDNSYFVTGNFTSSIYAQNCIFEDPTIKFSGTELYERNLKLLVPFFDCASIRLLKIEKIVRHVESWNVSALEAVLQIFKFGKSGG from the exons ATGAATGAAATGGCAAAAATATGCTGCTTCAATGGAACATCCACTAAACTACCCTTACACTCTCACTCCCAG CTGCAGAAACAACACTGCTTAAACAGTAAAACACCCAATAGCAGAAAGACTTGTGCAATTTATAAcatggaaaaagaaaagaaagaaacctCCCAGGTATTGAAGATTGCTGTGAGCGGAGTTACGGAGCTCTTGAGGCTTTTCTCTCCTTCTCAACAACCAAG TGATATCGAGAAACAGAATAATGAATTCCCAGTTTCAAGTGTTGATGATGTTCTGATCATCATCAAGTCTGATTATGACAACTCTTACTTTGTCACAG GGAACTTCACTTCTTCAATTTATGCACAAAACTGTATCTTTGAAGATCCAACTATTAAATTTAGTG GTACGGAGTTATATGAGCGCAACTTGAAATTGCTCGTTCCCTTCTTCGATTGTGCGTCAATTAGACTACTAAAGATCGAAAAG ATTGTTAGGCATGTCGAGAGTTGGAATGTTTCTGCACTTGAAGCAGTTTTGCAGATTTTCAAGTTTGGAAAATCGGGTGGTTGA
- the LOC123903100 gene encoding uncharacterized protein LOC123903100 isoform X2: MNEMAKICCFNGTSTKLPLHSHSQLQKQHCLNSKTPNSRKTCAIYNMEKEKKETSQVLKIAVSGVTELLRLFSPSQQPSDIEKQNNEFPVSSVDDVLIIIKSDYDNSYFVTGNFTSSIYAQNCIFEDPTIKFSGTELYERNLKLLVPFFDCASIRLLKIEKDVESDTKFLRAYWKLRTNLKLPWRPLIAIDGNTCYELNEDFKVGIKMHPYC; the protein is encoded by the exons ATGAATGAAATGGCAAAAATATGCTGCTTCAATGGAACATCCACTAAACTACCCTTACACTCTCACTCCCAG CTGCAGAAACAACACTGCTTAAACAGTAAAACACCCAATAGCAGAAAGACTTGTGCAATTTATAAcatggaaaaagaaaagaaagaaacctCCCAGGTATTGAAGATTGCTGTGAGCGGAGTTACGGAGCTCTTGAGGCTTTTCTCTCCTTCTCAACAACCAAG TGATATCGAGAAACAGAATAATGAATTCCCAGTTTCAAGTGTTGATGATGTTCTGATCATCATCAAGTCTGATTATGACAACTCTTACTTTGTCACAG GGAACTTCACTTCTTCAATTTATGCACAAAACTGTATCTTTGAAGATCCAACTATTAAATTTAGTG GTACGGAGTTATATGAGCGCAACTTGAAATTGCTCGTTCCCTTCTTCGATTGTGCGTCAATTAGACTACTAAAGATCGAAAAG GATGTTGAGTCTGACACAAAATTTTTGCGCGCATATTGGAAATTGAG GACCAACTTAAAGCTTCCTTGGAGGCCTCTGATAGCTATTGATGGAAACACTTGTTATGAATTAAATGAAGATTTCAAAGTCGGAATTAAAATGCATCCAT ATTGTTAG
- the LOC123903100 gene encoding uncharacterized protein LOC123903100 isoform X1 has translation MNEMAKICCFNGTSTKLPLHSHSQLQKQHCLNSKTPNSRKTCAIYNMEKEKKETSQVLKIAVSGVTELLRLFSPSQQPSDIEKQNNEFPVSSVDDVLIIIKSDYDNSYFVTGNFTSSIYAQNCIFEDPTIKFSGTELYERNLKLLVPFFDCASIRLLKIEKDVESDTKFLRAYWKLRTNLKLPWRPLIAIDGNTCYELNEDFKIVRHVESWNVSALEAVLQIFKFGKSGG, from the exons ATGAATGAAATGGCAAAAATATGCTGCTTCAATGGAACATCCACTAAACTACCCTTACACTCTCACTCCCAG CTGCAGAAACAACACTGCTTAAACAGTAAAACACCCAATAGCAGAAAGACTTGTGCAATTTATAAcatggaaaaagaaaagaaagaaacctCCCAGGTATTGAAGATTGCTGTGAGCGGAGTTACGGAGCTCTTGAGGCTTTTCTCTCCTTCTCAACAACCAAG TGATATCGAGAAACAGAATAATGAATTCCCAGTTTCAAGTGTTGATGATGTTCTGATCATCATCAAGTCTGATTATGACAACTCTTACTTTGTCACAG GGAACTTCACTTCTTCAATTTATGCACAAAACTGTATCTTTGAAGATCCAACTATTAAATTTAGTG GTACGGAGTTATATGAGCGCAACTTGAAATTGCTCGTTCCCTTCTTCGATTGTGCGTCAATTAGACTACTAAAGATCGAAAAG GATGTTGAGTCTGACACAAAATTTTTGCGCGCATATTGGAAATTGAG GACCAACTTAAAGCTTCCTTGGAGGCCTCTGATAGCTATTGATGGAAACACTTGTTATGAATTAAATGAAGATTTCAAA ATTGTTAGGCATGTCGAGAGTTGGAATGTTTCTGCACTTGAAGCAGTTTTGCAGATTTTCAAGTTTGGAAAATCGGGTGGTTGA
- the LOC123903104 gene encoding uncharacterized protein LOC123903104 codes for MNVAVVNSATVTDFVNDTTNFDNFVNESFAMVDTNGDGNLSRDEIRGGFGTFMPLGSYSQSQEEVNSVLELIFTRFDEDHNDLLDLNEFKSLMTEIMNAVARGIGGSPIIVALEKDSLLMKAVQRELATQSYPELATQSYPS; via the coding sequence ATGAACGTAGCAGTTGTGAACAGCGCCACCGTGACGGATTTCGTGAACGACACAACAAATTTCGACAATTTTGTGAACGAATCGTTTGCAATGGTAGACACAAATGGTGACGGTAACCTTTCGCGCGACGAAATTCGTGGTGGATTTGGTACGTTTATGCCATTAGGTTCATATTCACAGTCACAAGAAGAGGTTAATAGCGTGTTGGAATTGATATTCACGAGATTTGATGAAGATCATAATGATTTACTTGATTTAAACGAGTTTAAGTCGTTAATGACCGAGATTATGAACGCCGTTGCTCGTGGAATTGGTGGTTCTCCTATTATTGTTGCTCTTGAAAAAGATAGCTTGCTTATGAAGGCTGTTCAACGTGAATTGGCAACACAATCATATCCCGAATTGGCAACACAATCATATCCTTcatga
- the LOC123903100 gene encoding uncharacterized protein LOC123903100 isoform X3: MNEMAKICCFNGTSTKLPLHSHSQLQKQHCLNSKTPNSRKTCAIYNMEKEKKETSQVLKIAVSGVTELLRLFSPSQQPSDIEKQNNEFPVSSVDDVLIIIKSDYDNSYFVTGNFTSSIYAQNCIFEDPTIKFSGTELYERNLKLLVPFFDCASIRLLKIEKDVESDTKFLRAYWKLRLLGMSRVGMFLHLKQFCRFSSLENRVVESHDS; this comes from the exons ATGAATGAAATGGCAAAAATATGCTGCTTCAATGGAACATCCACTAAACTACCCTTACACTCTCACTCCCAG CTGCAGAAACAACACTGCTTAAACAGTAAAACACCCAATAGCAGAAAGACTTGTGCAATTTATAAcatggaaaaagaaaagaaagaaacctCCCAGGTATTGAAGATTGCTGTGAGCGGAGTTACGGAGCTCTTGAGGCTTTTCTCTCCTTCTCAACAACCAAG TGATATCGAGAAACAGAATAATGAATTCCCAGTTTCAAGTGTTGATGATGTTCTGATCATCATCAAGTCTGATTATGACAACTCTTACTTTGTCACAG GGAACTTCACTTCTTCAATTTATGCACAAAACTGTATCTTTGAAGATCCAACTATTAAATTTAGTG GTACGGAGTTATATGAGCGCAACTTGAAATTGCTCGTTCCCTTCTTCGATTGTGCGTCAATTAGACTACTAAAGATCGAAAAG GATGTTGAGTCTGACACAAAATTTTTGCGCGCATATTGGAAATTGAG ATTGTTAGGCATGTCGAGAGTTGGAATGTTTCTGCACTTGAAGCAGTTTTGCAGATTTTCAAGTTTGGAAAATCGGGTGGTTGAATCTCATGATTCATGA